From [Clostridium] symbiosum, a single genomic window includes:
- the galE gene encoding UDP-glucose 4-epimerase GalE has translation MAILVTGGAGYIGSHTCVELLNAGYEVVVVDNLINSSEESLRRVEKITGRQVTFYKADLLDKPAIDAVFEKEKIDSVIHFAGLKAVGESVAKPLEYYHNNITGTLLLCDVMRNHCVKNIIFSSSATVYGDPAFVPITEECPKGKITNPYGQTKSMLEQILTDLHVADPEWNVVLLRYFNPIGAHKSGLIGEDPKGIPNNLIPYIAQVAVGKLECLGVFGDDYPTHDGTGVRDYIHVVDLAVGHVKALKKIEEKAGVTIYNLGTGNGYSVLDVVKAYAKASGKEIKYEIKPRRAGDIATCYADASKAKAELGWEAERGIEEMCEDSWRWQSSNPDGYRS, from the coding sequence ATGGCAATTTTAGTTACAGGCGGTGCAGGATACATAGGAAGCCATACGTGCGTGGAGCTTCTGAACGCGGGATATGAGGTTGTGGTAGTGGATAATCTCATTAATTCCAGCGAGGAGTCCTTAAGGCGTGTGGAAAAAATCACAGGCAGGCAGGTGACATTTTACAAGGCCGATTTATTGGATAAGCCTGCTATTGACGCAGTTTTTGAGAAAGAAAAGATTGATTCCGTTATCCATTTTGCCGGGCTTAAGGCAGTGGGAGAATCTGTTGCAAAGCCTTTGGAATATTATCATAATAACATTACCGGAACTCTGCTTCTCTGCGATGTGATGAGGAATCACTGTGTTAAGAATATTATTTTCAGCTCATCGGCGACTGTCTACGGCGATCCGGCATTTGTGCCGATTACGGAGGAATGCCCGAAGGGCAAGATTACGAACCCATACGGACAGACAAAGAGTATGCTGGAGCAGATTCTGACCGACCTCCATGTGGCGGATCCGGAGTGGAATGTGGTTCTTCTCCGCTACTTTAACCCGATTGGCGCACACAAGAGCGGCCTGATTGGCGAAGACCCGAAGGGAATCCCCAATAATCTGATTCCGTATATTGCGCAGGTGGCGGTAGGCAAGCTTGAATGCCTCGGCGTTTTCGGCGACGACTATCCGACCCATGACGGTACGGGAGTCCGTGACTACATCCATGTGGTAGACCTGGCTGTGGGACATGTAAAGGCACTGAAAAAGATAGAAGAGAAAGCGGGTGTTACCATCTATAACCTGGGTACAGGCAACGGCTACAGCGTACTCGATGTGGTAAAAGCTTATGCAAAGGCAAGCGGCAAAGAGATCAAATATGAGATCAAGCCAAGACGTGCAGGTGATATTGCAACATGCTACGCCGATGCGTCCAAAGCAAAAGCAGAGCTCGGCTGGGAGGCGGAGCGCGGCATCGAAGAAATGTGCGAGGATTCCTGGAGATGGCAGTCTTCAAATCCGGACGGCTATAGAAGCTAA
- the sigK gene encoding RNA polymerase sporulation sigma factor SigK, whose amino-acid sequence MKTFPKPLTASEEREYLKRCKEGDEEAKAVLIERNLRLVAHVIKKYQYTDYEMEDLLSVGTIGLIKAVNTFKMDRGSRLATYAAKCVENEILMLFRAGKKHSKDVSLYDPIGVDKDGETVNLIDVIEAEDKAALETIILEQDVSELYEAYKKCLKNTEQEVLSMRYGLFGEQERTQREIAGKMGISRSYVSRIEKKALEKLRLEFEKNG is encoded by the coding sequence TTGAAAACATTTCCAAAACCATTGACGGCCAGTGAAGAACGTGAGTATCTAAAACGCTGCAAAGAGGGAGACGAAGAAGCCAAGGCCGTCCTGATTGAACGCAACTTAAGGCTGGTGGCCCATGTCATAAAAAAGTACCAGTATACCGATTATGAAATGGAAGATCTTCTGTCGGTTGGGACAATCGGACTGATCAAAGCCGTAAATACGTTCAAGATGGACCGCGGTTCCCGCCTGGCTACCTATGCAGCGAAATGTGTGGAAAACGAGATTCTGATGCTGTTTCGCGCCGGTAAAAAGCATTCCAAAGATGTCTCCTTATATGACCCGATTGGTGTTGATAAGGACGGAGAGACCGTTAACCTGATCGATGTGATCGAGGCGGAGGATAAGGCCGCCCTGGAGACAATCATATTGGAGCAGGATGTCTCAGAGCTTTATGAGGCTTACAAGAAATGCCTTAAAAATACGGAGCAGGAAGTACTGAGCATGCGGTACGGGCTTTTTGGGGAACAGGAACGCACCCAGCGGGAAATAGCAGGGAAGATGGGAATCTCACGTTCTTATGTCAGCCGGATTGAGAAGAAGGCCCTGGAAAAACTAAGGCTGGAGTTTGAGAAAAACGGATGA
- a CDS encoding DUF3795 domain-containing protein, protein MPHLVFSVKRIKDPVSPCGVVCPECGYYGTEDGCGGCREIQGKPFWLTFTGGNSCEIYDCCTYTKQFHHCGKCSELPCPLYDSTDPTRSEAENRATLEKQMEQLKRMP, encoded by the coding sequence ATGCCGCATCTTGTCTTTTCGGTCAAGAGGATAAAAGATCCGGTCAGCCCGTGCGGTGTAGTCTGTCCGGAGTGCGGGTATTACGGAACGGAAGACGGCTGCGGCGGCTGCCGTGAAATCCAGGGAAAACCATTCTGGCTTACCTTTACTGGTGGGAATAGCTGTGAAATTTATGATTGCTGTACATACACAAAACAATTTCATCACTGCGGAAAATGCAGTGAACTGCCCTGTCCCTTATATGACAGCACGGATCCTACCAGATCGGAAGCCGAGAACCGGGCAACATTGGAAAAACAGATGGAGCAGTTAAAGAGGATGCCGTAG
- a CDS encoding SufBD protein gives MDFGQVAEFVEALKTKDETRAYQSFKTLEKESADTDNVYPFLDFFAEMMDHDNSYIRTRGLLLIAANARWDTENKIDGLIDRYLKHIEDEKPITSRQCIKALPSIAKWKPELREDICEALRKANPGIYKESMSPLVARDIKEALETIQG, from the coding sequence GTGGATTTTGGTCAAGTTGCAGAATTTGTGGAGGCGCTGAAAACGAAAGATGAGACAAGAGCCTACCAGAGTTTTAAGACACTGGAAAAAGAATCTGCGGATACGGACAATGTCTATCCATTTTTAGACTTTTTCGCAGAAATGATGGATCATGATAACTCCTACATCAGGACAAGAGGCCTGCTTTTGATAGCGGCCAACGCCAGGTGGGATACGGAAAATAAGATAGACGGGCTGATTGACCGCTACCTTAAGCATATTGAGGACGAAAAGCCCATTACATCCAGACAATGCATCAAAGCCCTGCCGTCCATAGCTAAATGGAAACCGGAGCTGCGGGAAGATATCTGCGAAGCCCTTAGAAAAGCGAACCCGGGAATTTATAAAGAAAGCATGAGTCCGCTTGTTGCCCGGGATATTAAAGAGGCGCTGGAAACGATACAGGGGTGA
- a CDS encoding peptide deformylase, protein MIREIRLLGDPDLYSVSTQVQMEELSELDGLQQDLHDTMMEFRRVYHAGRAIAAPQIGVAKRVIYMNTGEPVLFINPILEFPDDSKMDVMDDCMSFPGLYVMVERYKRCTVHYRNIRWEECRMELEGDLSELIQHEYDHLDGILATMRAKDNKSFFMRK, encoded by the coding sequence ATGATCAGAGAAATACGTTTATTGGGGGATCCTGATCTATATTCGGTAAGCACACAGGTTCAGATGGAGGAGCTTTCGGAGCTTGACGGCTTACAGCAGGATTTACACGACACGATGATGGAGTTTCGCCGGGTATACCACGCAGGAAGAGCGATTGCGGCCCCTCAGATTGGGGTGGCAAAAAGAGTGATTTACATGAATACGGGAGAACCGGTTCTGTTCATCAATCCGATCCTCGAATTTCCGGATGACAGCAAAATGGATGTAATGGACGACTGTATGTCGTTTCCCGGCCTGTATGTGATGGTGGAGCGCTATAAGAGATGTACGGTCCATTACAGGAATATCCGGTGGGAAGAGTGCAGAATGGAGCTGGAGGGAGACTTGTCGGAATTAATCCAGCATGAATATGACCATCTGGATGGAATATTGGCTACGATGAGAGCGAAAGATAATAAGTCGTTTTTTATGAGGAAATAG
- a CDS encoding MerR family transcriptional regulator: MMTVKEIAEITNISARTLHYYDEIGLLKPTAKSEAGYRLYDDKALETLQQILFFREFDIPLKEIKSIIASPTFDRNKILQMQRKMLAANKERIERLIASIDDTLEGENKMDFSVFSKKEMEEMFHVMFEHMPENIKELSIKEFGSAEEWKQHYLDIVSSKEMQERYAKVVEWYGSKEAFLSFTNNPISEEVAESFNKRIDLILRKLLERKELPMDSFEFKEVIAEYGFVMKMLYQIKDEKQLMLSVAESYRNELVRNKTDETYGAGASDFFAMAIESFYE, encoded by the coding sequence ATGATGACAGTAAAGGAAATTGCAGAAATCACAAATATCAGTGCGCGCACGCTTCACTACTATGACGAAATTGGGTTATTGAAGCCCACAGCAAAAAGTGAGGCCGGATATCGGCTTTATGACGATAAAGCTTTGGAAACATTACAACAGATACTGTTTTTTCGTGAATTTGATATTCCTTTAAAAGAAATTAAATCTATCATAGCTTCTCCTACTTTTGACAGAAACAAGATTTTGCAGATGCAGAGAAAAATGCTCGCAGCAAACAAAGAACGTATAGAGCGCCTGATTGCCAGCATTGATGATACTCTGGAAGGAGAAAATAAAATGGATTTTTCAGTTTTTAGTAAGAAGGAAATGGAAGAAATGTTTCATGTTATGTTTGAACATATGCCCGAAAACATAAAAGAACTTTCAATTAAAGAATTTGGAAGTGCAGAGGAATGGAAGCAACATTATTTAGACATTGTATCCTCAAAAGAAATGCAGGAACGATACGCAAAAGTAGTTGAATGGTATGGTAGTAAAGAGGCATTTTTATCTTTTACAAATAATCCAATAAGCGAAGAGGTAGCAGAAAGTTTTAACAAACGAATCGATTTGATTTTAAGAAAGTTGCTTGAAAGAAAGGAACTTCCGATGGATTCTTTTGAATTCAAAGAGGTAATAGCTGAATATGGGTTTGTTATGAAGATGCTCTATCAGATAAAAGATGAAAAACAACTTATGTTATCTGTTGCAGAATCATACAGAAATGAACTTGTGCGGAATAAAACCGATGAAACATATGGCGCCGGGGCATCGGATTTTTTTGCAATGGCTATTGAGTCGTTTTACGAGTAA
- a CDS encoding glycerol-3-phosphate responsive antiterminator, whose protein sequence is MSMKTRDLLERSPVIAAVKEEGTLEEALETDCAIIFILYGTVCNIAKIVERIKRRNKLAIVHLDLVVGLSSREVSVDFVKKNTEADGIISTRPVLVKHAMDNGLYGVFRTFMIDSIALSNMKKQLETFRPDFVEVMPGIMPRVMKEIRSYTDMPIIAGGLLRSKGDILEAINAGADAISTTNSELWKL, encoded by the coding sequence ATGAGTATGAAAACGAGGGATTTACTGGAACGCTCTCCTGTGATAGCGGCTGTTAAAGAGGAGGGTACCCTGGAAGAGGCTCTGGAGACGGATTGCGCGATTATTTTCATCCTGTACGGAACGGTCTGCAATATTGCGAAAATCGTAGAACGGATCAAGCGGAGAAATAAACTGGCCATCGTCCATCTCGATTTGGTAGTGGGGTTAAGCTCCAGGGAAGTTTCTGTGGATTTTGTGAAAAAGAACACGGAGGCCGACGGGATTATCAGCACCAGGCCCGTCCTGGTCAAGCATGCAATGGACAACGGCCTTTACGGTGTTTTCAGGACTTTTATGATTGATTCCATTGCGCTCAGCAACATGAAAAAGCAGCTGGAAACATTCCGGCCGGATTTCGTGGAAGTAATGCCCGGGATTATGCCCCGCGTAATGAAGGAAATACGCAGTTATACCGATATGCCGATTATTGCGGGCGGCCTTTTGAGAAGTAAGGGGGATATTTTAGAGGCCATTAACGCCGGAGCGGATGCAATCTCAACGACGAATTCGGAACTGTGGAAACTTTGA
- a CDS encoding YcxB family protein — MASFYEIEMQHSEESFKALAHMQYDMFCKSNRMWRTAFSLMLMMTGVVCFSEWWGILLVAYGGYLATSTYVSSNRTAHKLSEQLRKAGRPFPSSRYVFREKEMDIYCLPEGNKDGSELYSDVRGIAEDGSYFYIFRDEYGGYMIPKAALGDSTDAFRDFLEERTQQTIRRSSIPIVRFINWLWRRKK, encoded by the coding sequence ATGGCTTCTTTTTACGAGATTGAAATGCAGCATTCGGAGGAGAGCTTCAAGGCTCTCGCCCATATGCAGTATGATATGTTCTGCAAAAGCAACCGCATGTGGCGGACCGCTTTCAGTCTGATGCTGATGATGACCGGCGTGGTCTGCTTCTCTGAATGGTGGGGGATCCTGCTGGTGGCATATGGCGGTTATCTGGCCACCAGCACCTATGTCTCCAGCAACCGGACCGCGCATAAACTGTCGGAACAGCTCAGGAAAGCGGGCAGGCCGTTCCCTTCATCACGCTATGTATTCCGTGAAAAGGAAATGGATATTTACTGCCTGCCGGAGGGCAATAAAGACGGTTCCGAGTTATATTCCGATGTGCGCGGGATAGCGGAGGATGGAAGCTATTTCTATATTTTTCGCGATGAATACGGTGGATATATGATACCCAAGGCAGCTTTAGGTGATAGTACAGATGCCTTTCGAGATTTTCTGGAAGAAAGGACCCAACAGACAATCCGACGAAGCAGCATTCCTATTGTGCGTTTTATCAACTGGCTTTGGAGAAGAAAAAAATGA
- a CDS encoding TRAP transporter large permease translates to MISIVQLIPVFLVFIFYFLGMPIVYALFGATFFYFTFIDTTSQSWLILQTVMKSTQSFSMLAIPFFIMSGSVMNYGGISEKMMDFAEMVTGHMKGGLAQVNVLLSMLMGGCSGSANADCAMQSKMLVPEMERRGYSKAFSAAITAASSAATPVIPPGVNLIVFTLIAQISLGRTFAAGYVPGILMAVSMMITVAIIAKKRNYPKTRDKRPAAKEILKQAFISFWGLFFPFGIIIGMRLGMFTPSEGGAVAVLYCFIIGGLVYKRLSLRKHLIPIVLDTIAGTSSVVLIMVAAKVFGYYMTWINLPKIVAGGMLGLTDNKYVFLLLCNLILLVMGMFLEGGAALMIITPLLLPVSRQLGINDYHFGLVAIVNIMIGGITPPFGSMMFTTCGITKCPIGDFLKEVWPFILCLFIVLLLLTFCPFLITCVPDLLYGTAPG, encoded by the coding sequence ATGATTAGCATAGTTCAATTGATCCCTGTTTTCCTTGTATTTATTTTCTACTTTTTAGGTATGCCCATTGTTTACGCCTTATTCGGCGCTACATTTTTCTACTTTACGTTTATTGATACGACCTCACAGAGCTGGCTGATTCTGCAGACGGTTATGAAGTCTACACAGTCCTTCTCCATGCTGGCTATCCCATTCTTTATCATGTCCGGTTCCGTCATGAACTATGGTGGAATCAGTGAGAAGATGATGGACTTTGCCGAGATGGTGACCGGCCATATGAAAGGCGGGCTTGCCCAGGTTAACGTACTGCTCAGTATGCTGATGGGCGGCTGTTCCGGTTCAGCCAATGCGGACTGCGCGATGCAGAGTAAGATGCTGGTTCCCGAGATGGAACGGCGCGGCTATTCCAAAGCCTTCTCGGCTGCGATCACGGCGGCCTCTTCAGCTGCCACCCCTGTAATTCCTCCGGGAGTCAACCTGATTGTATTTACGTTGATTGCCCAGATTTCACTGGGGCGGACCTTTGCGGCCGGATATGTTCCCGGTATTCTCATGGCTGTTTCCATGATGATCACCGTGGCTATTATTGCAAAAAAGAGAAATTACCCGAAAACCCGTGACAAACGTCCGGCTGCAAAAGAGATCCTGAAGCAGGCGTTCATTTCCTTCTGGGGACTTTTCTTCCCATTTGGAATCATCATCGGTATGCGTCTTGGTATGTTTACTCCGTCCGAGGGCGGCGCCGTTGCCGTGCTTTACTGCTTCATTATCGGCGGGCTGGTATATAAACGGCTCTCCCTGAGAAAGCATCTGATTCCTATTGTGCTTGATACGATTGCGGGTACCTCCAGCGTTGTCCTGATCATGGTGGCGGCGAAGGTATTCGGTTACTATATGACATGGATTAATCTGCCGAAAATCGTGGCAGGGGGAATGCTGGGACTGACCGATAATAAATATGTTTTTCTCCTGCTCTGTAACCTGATTCTTCTGGTTATGGGTATGTTCCTGGAAGGCGGAGCGGCGCTGATGATTATCACTCCGTTACTGCTGCCCGTATCGAGACAGCTTGGAATCAACGATTATCATTTCGGACTGGTTGCAATTGTAAATATCATGATTGGCGGGATTACGCCTCCGTTTGGTTCCATGATGTTCACCACCTGCGGTATAACGAAGTGTCCAATCGGAGATTTCCTAAAGGAGGTATGGCCGTTTATCCTATGCCTCTTCATTGTTTTACTGCTGCTTACCTTTTGTCCGTTCCTTATCACCTGTGTACCGGATCTGCTTTACGGCACGGCGCCGGGCTGA
- a CDS encoding TRAP transporter small permease, translating to MEEKSKKYSFKSIMKNLDAIVTGTSLVMCTLLVNINVLMRYIMRSPLFWCEEVVTGLFVWTVFIGSAYAYRTHAHLGVDILVNMMPAKMRKVVTVIVQILELGVLIMLTNISVQYVVNTWGKLTNTLRVPSWYISIAVPVGFGLSLIYCIYFIVKDLMKFAMAGKGGKTA from the coding sequence ATGGAAGAAAAATCGAAAAAGTATTCTTTTAAATCAATAATGAAGAATCTTGATGCGATTGTTACCGGCACGAGCCTGGTTATGTGTACTCTATTGGTTAACATCAACGTTCTTATGCGTTATATCATGAGAAGTCCGCTGTTTTGGTGTGAGGAGGTCGTGACGGGGCTTTTTGTCTGGACTGTTTTTATCGGTAGTGCGTATGCTTACCGTACGCACGCTCATCTGGGCGTAGATATTTTAGTCAATATGATGCCGGCAAAAATGAGAAAAGTTGTAACCGTAATTGTTCAGATTCTGGAGCTGGGCGTCCTGATTATGCTGACCAATATCAGCGTGCAGTACGTTGTCAATACATGGGGCAAACTGACCAACACACTTCGTGTGCCGAGCTGGTACATTTCAATCGCCGTACCCGTTGGTTTTGGATTATCTCTGATTTACTGCATTTACTTTATAGTTAAAGATTTAATGAAATTTGCAATGGCAGGGAAAGGAGGAAAAACTGCATGA
- the dctP gene encoding TRAP transporter substrate-binding protein DctP gives MKKAIAILLASTMALSLSACGGSGKQAASTPTTGGAEAEAETPKAEVSDEEADDYQITIKFSNVFQPAEWNYKASEYLAEIVKERTEGHIVLEYYGQNQLDCYGESVEQAHNGAIWMGLEEPSYFADYIGDFNVLVGPMLYTSNKEYNAVMETDIVKDLNDRLAKEFNIHVLDTHYSFGFRSVCTNKVVEKPADLNGLILRSTESPLFIQTITALGATPSPMSFTECISAMSSGVVNGFEGSISTLKDTGAYEYTKNVANTNHFIATRWLFMAEDVYQSIPKKWRDILDECCVEAGIWEQEHAEEDEADMITFLEQQGVKWNDVDIDAFTEACTPVYDWIVEEYKADPELHGKLVEFLTDYRSKNK, from the coding sequence ATGAAAAAAGCAATTGCGATACTTCTCGCATCTACAATGGCGCTTTCGCTGAGCGCATGCGGCGGCAGTGGAAAACAGGCGGCCAGTACACCAACTACAGGAGGAGCGGAGGCTGAGGCTGAGACCCCAAAAGCGGAAGTTTCGGATGAAGAAGCCGATGATTATCAGATTACAATTAAGTTTTCAAACGTGTTCCAGCCGGCAGAGTGGAACTACAAGGCCAGCGAGTACCTCGCCGAGATAGTAAAGGAGCGGACAGAAGGCCACATTGTCCTTGAATATTACGGACAGAACCAGCTCGACTGCTATGGAGAATCCGTAGAGCAGGCACATAACGGAGCAATCTGGATGGGCCTTGAGGAACCGTCATACTTTGCCGATTACATAGGTGACTTTAATGTACTTGTAGGACCGATGCTTTACACATCCAACAAAGAGTATAATGCTGTTATGGAAACAGATATTGTAAAAGATTTAAATGACCGTCTTGCCAAAGAGTTCAACATCCACGTGCTGGATACCCATTACTCCTTTGGTTTCAGAAGTGTTTGTACGAACAAGGTTGTTGAAAAACCGGCAGATTTGAATGGCCTGATTCTTCGATCCACCGAGTCCCCTCTGTTTATCCAGACGATTACCGCTCTGGGAGCAACACCTTCCCCTATGAGCTTTACCGAGTGTATCTCCGCTATGTCCAGCGGCGTTGTTAACGGCTTTGAGGGTTCCATTTCTACTCTGAAAGATACGGGCGCATATGAGTACACAAAGAATGTAGCCAATACAAACCACTTTATCGCTACACGCTGGCTGTTTATGGCAGAAGATGTTTATCAGTCCATTCCTAAAAAATGGAGAGATATTCTGGATGAGTGCTGCGTAGAGGCCGGTATCTGGGAGCAGGAGCATGCAGAGGAAGATGAAGCCGATATGATTACGTTCCTGGAGCAGCAGGGCGTTAAATGGAATGATGTTGACATAGACGCTTTTACAGAAGCATGTACGCCTGTTTACGATTGGATCGTAGAAGAGTATAAGGCAGATCCGGAACTGCACGGAAAGCTTGTTGAGTTCCTTACCGACTATCGTTCAAAGAATAAGTAA
- a CDS encoding helix-turn-helix transcriptional regulator codes for MDNELILKSRLKEARSETGISQGELAAQVGVSRQAISYIETGQFNLTAKLAPLLCIALDKKFEELFYFES; via the coding sequence ATGGATAATGAACTTATATTAAAAAGCAGGCTGAAAGAAGCACGAAGTGAAACAGGAATTTCTCAGGGAGAACTGGCAGCTCAGGTCGGTGTTTCCAGGCAGGCAATCAGCTATATTGAAACCGGCCAGTTTAATCTCACTGCAAAGCTTGCCCCCCTGCTTTGTATTGCATTAGATAAGAAATTTGAAGAGTTATTTTATTTTGAATCGTAA
- the argF gene encoding ornithine carbamoyltransferase — protein sequence MNHLLKLLDLQPEEITSILDLADQLKYERKHNITHRLLEGKSIGLIFQKSSTRTRVSFETGIFQLGGQALFLSSRDLQIGRGEPVQDTARVLSRYLDGIMIRTYEQKEVEDLARYGSIPIINGLTDFCHPCQVLADLMTIREKYGVLEGLKLCYIGDGNNMANSLIVGGLKMKMNVSIATPEGYRPDQQVLEFANGCGDAFTLTDDPVKAVENADIVITDTWASMGQEEEKEVRMKAFQGYQLNDKLMAAAKPGAMVQHCLPAYRGQEITDQIFEEHADEIFEEAENRLHAQKAVMVTLMR from the coding sequence ATGAACCATTTATTAAAACTGCTGGACTTACAGCCGGAGGAGATTACTTCCATTCTCGATCTGGCGGATCAGCTTAAATATGAAAGAAAACACAATATCACCCACCGTCTTCTGGAGGGAAAATCAATCGGCCTGATTTTTCAGAAATCCTCCACAAGAACCAGGGTTTCCTTTGAAACGGGAATCTTCCAGCTGGGCGGCCAGGCGTTGTTTTTATCTTCCAGAGATCTGCAGATTGGCCGCGGCGAACCGGTCCAGGACACGGCCCGCGTCCTGTCGAGATACCTGGACGGAATCATGATCCGCACCTATGAACAGAAAGAGGTGGAGGATCTTGCAAGATATGGTTCCATCCCGATTATCAACGGCCTGACCGATTTCTGCCATCCCTGCCAGGTACTGGCCGATCTGATGACCATCCGCGAAAAGTACGGTGTGCTGGAAGGTTTGAAACTCTGTTATATCGGTGACGGTAACAATATGGCAAACTCCCTGATCGTGGGAGGGCTAAAGATGAAGATGAACGTCTCCATCGCAACGCCGGAAGGCTACAGACCGGATCAGCAGGTTCTGGAATTTGCAAACGGCTGCGGCGATGCATTTACATTGACCGATGATCCGGTGAAGGCCGTGGAAAATGCCGATATTGTGATTACGGACACCTGGGCCTCCATGGGACAGGAGGAAGAGAAGGAAGTGCGCATGAAGGCCTTCCAGGGATATCAGCTGAATGATAAACTGATGGCCGCCGCAAAACCGGGAGCCATGGTACAGCACTGCCTGCCCGCTTACCGCGGCCAGGAGATAACGGATCAGATATTTGAGGAACATGCGGATGAAATCTTTGAGGAGGCCGAGAACCGGCTCCATGCGCAGAAGGCGGTTATGGTTACGCTGATGAGATAA
- a CDS encoding aspartate aminotransferase family protein yields MTYQELKDEEQLYLMHTYGRFPVALDHGKGATLWDTEGKKYIDMTSGIGVNSLGHDNAALVDALTVQAHKLMHASNLYLTEPMVQVAKELVTSCEMGKIFFSNSGAEANEGMIKLARKYSFDKYGEGRNKIITLKQSFHGRTVTTLKATGQEKFHQYFFPFTEGFDYAAANDIEDLKSKIDDSVCAVMMEMIQGEGGVLPLDREYVQQAAAICKEKDILFLIDEVQTGIGRTGSLFCYEQYGIKPDAVSMAKGLGGGVPVGAVMASEKCADVLGAGTHGTTFGGNPFCCTAAQTVLSIVNKPEFLKEVREKGEYLKNSIQSLGSSKVKTVRGMGLMLGIVVDKEIRASLVNQLLEKGVLALTAGEEAIRLLPPLVISYEEMDSAVAVMKEVFGA; encoded by the coding sequence ATGACATATCAGGAACTAAAAGACGAGGAACAGCTCTATTTAATGCATACATACGGACGTTTTCCGGTTGCACTTGACCATGGAAAAGGAGCCACTCTCTGGGATACCGAAGGAAAAAAATACATCGACATGACATCCGGAATCGGTGTCAACAGCCTGGGCCATGACAACGCGGCGCTGGTGGATGCATTGACCGTCCAGGCGCATAAGCTGATGCACGCCTCCAACCTTTATCTGACGGAACCGATGGTACAGGTGGCGAAAGAACTTGTTACCTCCTGTGAAATGGGAAAAATATTCTTTTCCAACTCCGGGGCGGAGGCCAACGAAGGAATGATCAAACTTGCCAGGAAATATTCCTTTGATAAATACGGGGAGGGAAGAAACAAGATTATCACACTCAAACAGTCCTTCCACGGGCGTACCGTGACAACGCTCAAGGCAACCGGCCAGGAAAAATTCCATCAGTATTTCTTCCCTTTTACCGAAGGGTTTGATTACGCCGCGGCCAACGACATAGAGGATTTAAAGTCAAAAATCGATGATTCCGTCTGTGCCGTTATGATGGAAATGATTCAGGGAGAGGGTGGAGTCCTGCCCCTGGATCGGGAATATGTGCAGCAGGCGGCAGCTATCTGTAAGGAAAAAGACATTCTCTTCTTAATCGATGAGGTCCAGACCGGTATCGGCCGTACCGGCAGCCTGTTCTGTTATGAGCAGTACGGGATCAAACCGGATGCGGTGAGTATGGCAAAGGGACTCGGCGGCGGCGTGCCGGTCGGCGCGGTTATGGCGTCGGAGAAATGTGCGGATGTACTGGGCGCAGGCACCCACGGAACGACATTCGGAGGCAACCCGTTCTGCTGTACAGCGGCACAGACGGTGCTTTCCATCGTAAATAAACCGGAATTTTTGAAAGAGGTACGGGAAAAAGGCGAATATCTGAAAAATTCCATCCAGTCACTCGGCTCTTCAAAGGTAAAGACGGTCAGAGGCATGGGGCTGATGCTCGGAATCGTTGTGGATAAAGAAATACGCGCTTCTCTGGTCAACCAGCTGCTTGAAAAGGGCGTGCTGGCGCTCACGGCCGGCGAGGAGGCAATCCGCCTTCTTCCGCCTCTCGTTATCAGCTATGAGGAGATGGACAGCGCAGTTGCAGTTATGAAGGAGGTATTCGGAGCATGA